The genomic region ATTTTGCACAAATCACATAATTTGATGCATACATCGAGAAATAAATATAGCCACAATTGTGCTGAATTCATAAATAACAACGATAAATATGTACATTCCGTCATCTGAAATTGTTGGTATTGTTGATACCATTGAAAACCTGAATGTAAAAAACAATGAAACTATCCTTTTACTAATGGCAGAGAGAAATCTTCCAGATATCGATAATCTCGTATCTGAACTAAATAAACTAAAAATAGATTTTATTGGTGCCATATTTCCGGGAATAATACATAATACTGATACATATGATACTGGAACTATAGTTCATGTACTTCCGACAATTCAAAAACCAATACTAATCAAAGGAATAAACACCTCGCAAAAAAAGCTGGAACAAAGTATATCACCCTTCAGCCCATTGTGCAAAAAAGGGACAACTGCCTTTATAATAGTAGACGGAATGACAACAGATGTTTCTCCTTTTCTCACTTCGATGTATAATTTATTTGCAGACTCAATAGAATACCTGGGTTGTGGTGCTGGTTTTATAGATATGGAACAAAGACCATGCATCATTTCCCCTGATGGGTTTTTTGAAGATGCTGCTTTAATTTTATTCCTTGATGCTTCATGTAAAATCGGCGTTCAGCATGGGTGGGTGCAGGACATAGGACCGCTGGTTGTTACAAAAAGTGAAGATAACATCATAAAGGAATTGAACTGGAGGAATGCTTTAGAAGTTTATCGGGAAGCGCTCCTGACAAATTATCAAGTTGATATCAACATTGACAATGGTTATAATGTACTAAGTCACTACCCTTTTGGAATCTATGTTGAAGGGCATGAAGATCTCATAAGGGAAGTATTCAAAATCAATGAGAAAGGGGAACTTGTCTGTGCAGGCAATATTCCTGAAAATGTAGTCCTCTACATATTAAAAAGTGATAAGAAGAAAATGCTCCATGCTGCTGAAATGGCTGTTAAAGAATGTCTGGAAGAAAATGAAATTGACGCAGAACATTGTCTTGTAATGGATTGCATTGGAAGGTCATCTTACCTCCAGGATGATTTTATAGAGGAACTATCAACCATTAAAAATGGACTTGAAAATAAAAATATAGACCTGATACCGGAAGGTGTGCTCTCCGCAGGGGAAATTGCTTCCATGAAAGGAGATGTGCTGGAATATTTTAACAAAACCATTGTTATAGGAGTTCTTAATGGACCACGAGAAAAAGTATGCAGAGATATTTAACCAGATATCGTTGTTATACGAACTTTCACTTTCAGTTGGCAACTCACTGGATATAACCGAAAATTGTGATAGTTTCCTGAAAAAATTAATGTCCAGAAAGAAAGTTAATTTTGTTTCAGTCTGGATAAAAGATGAATTCCTTGATTTTAAAATATCTGAAAATGCAAGCCAGGTCTATGCAAACCCTGAATATTATGCCAATATGAAAAAAATACCAGTATATCATCCCATTTTCAGAGAAACCACACCCAACATACCATTCGTTGTCAGTGCAAATGAAGATAACTTCAAGCAAATAGTCATTGAAGACAGTTTTAATTCCGGAATGTGCATGCTTTTTCCGCTTAAAGATTTTGGAGTTCTTAAGCTTTACTGGATAAATGATTTGAAAGAACCGCTTTATGTAGCAAATCAGCTCAGTAAAGTTATATCAAAATTCGCATTTTCTCTTGAAGCCTGCCTGTTACATAACAGAGCTCTGTGGGAAATAAAAGAAAAGAACAAAGAGTTTGAGGCACGACTGAATGCAGAATCATCTAACCGTGCTAAAAGTGAATTTCTTGCAAATATGAGTCATGAGCTTCGCACACCGCTAAATTCCATAATAGGTTTCTCGGAAATGCTTACCGAAGGAAATTTTGGAGGTCTTAACGATAAACAGATCAGGTATGCAAACAACATTTCCAATAGCGGAAAACATTTACTGACAATCATCAATGATATCCTGGACCTTTCAAAGATAGAAGCTGGAGAGATGACACTTAACTATGGAGAGGTTTCTGATAAGAAACTTATCTTGGAAGTAATAGCCATCCTTAAACCTCTTGCAACAAAAAAACAACTATCATTGGAAACAAAGTATATTGAAGATATTACCGTACAGGCTGATCAAAGCAAACTGAAACAGATACTTATCAATCTTGTAGGAAATTCTCTAAAATTTACACCTGCTGGTGGATATGTGTATCTTTCTACGCACATGGAAAATAATAACTTACACATTCAAGTTGAAGACACAGGGATTGGCATTTCCCAGGAAAATAAGAAAATCCTTTTTGAACCATTCAAACAAATTGATTCCAGTCTTAACCGCCAGTATGATGGAACAGGCCTTGGCCTTTCACTTGTAAGAAAGCTCATAGAAATGCATAATGGTAAGATTACTGTGAAAAGCGAAGAGGGAAAAGGTAGCATTTTCACAATAATATTACCAATTGACAACAAACCAACTGACACCAATAATGCTCGATAGGTATTTATTTCATAATCCCTGATTGGAAAAGGAGTATCATAATATTATAGAAATGATACTTAGGGAGTGAAAGAAAATGCCAGCTGTTGTTGATAAGAATACATGTACAGGATGCGAGCAGTGTGTAAATTCCTGCCCGGTAGAAGCTATCTCAATGAACGATGACGTCGCAGTCGTTGATGCAAACGAATGTGTCGACTGTGGCGACTGCGTTGACGTTTGTCCGGTAGAAGCAATCACTTTAGAGTGATGCTTTTTTCTTTTTAATCCTGAAATGACTGCCTTTTTTGATCTAATTTTTACAATACTTTAACAGCTAAGTTTTTCCATGCAAGCTGCAAGTCTTTTGATTCCCTCTTCGATATCATCAGGATCAGAATTGGAATAATTCAGCCTAAGTGTGTTGGAACCTGCTCCCTCTTTAGTATAGAAAGGACTGCCAGGAACAAATGCAACATTCTCTTTTATCGCCAGATCAAATAAATCCATGGAAGAAACATCTTCAGGTAATGTTACCCAAACAAACATGCCGCCTTCTGGTTTGGTATAGCTGATACCTTCCGGGAAATATCTGGCCATCATATCAATCATGTGATCGCGACTTGAGCCATATGCATCCTTAATCTTTGAGATGTGCCTGTCAACGTCATTGTCCAATAGATACTGGCAGATAATTCTTTGAGAAAGATAATTGGAATGCAAATCAGCTGCCTGTTTTACAACAAGAAGTCTTTCCATGATATCTTTCTTTGCACATATCCAGCCAAGTCTGAGTCCCGGAGCAATTATCTTTGAGAAGGAACCCATGAGAATTGTATTTTCCAGATAATTCCTGATAGTAGGTACATCCTCACCTGCAAACCTAAGTTCACCGTAGGCATTATCCTCAACGCAAACAACTCCGTGTTTATCAAGAACCTTTGCAGTTGCTTCTCTCTTCTCTTTTGAATAAGTAACACCGGAAGGATTCTGGAATGTGGGAACAGTGTAGAATAGTTTTGCATCGCTTTCTTCCAGGGTTTTGTCAAGAGCATCAATATCGATTCCATCATCCAGAAGTGGAACTTCCCTGAACTCCGGTTCAAATATTGAGAAAGACTGTATGGCGCCAAGATAGCCAGGACTTTCAATAACAACCCTGTCTCCTTTATTCAGAAAAACCTTACCGATAAGATCCAGACTCTGCTGTGAACCGTTTGTTATAAGGATCTCTGAAGGATCTATCTCAAGTCCGCTCTTTTCAAGATACCTCTGTGCAATGAATTCACGTAAAGGCAGGTACCCCTCTGTAGTACTATATTGCAGGACATTCGCCGCATCCTCTGACATGACCTTGGCAGCCGCTGCTGCAAGCTGCTCTGCCGGGAAAAGTGCAGGGTTTGGCAGTCCTCCGGCAAATGAGATAATCTCCGGCTGCTGCGTGATTTTCAAGATCTCCCTGATGAAGGACTTTCTGCTGTTCTCCATCCTGTCAGCAAATCTATATAATTGTACTGGTTTCTCTAATGAACTTTTTTCATCTGTTTTCATTATACCATCTGATTAGTATTCGTTATTAATATGGTTGATACAAAAAATAAATATTAATTTTAGCATAGTGATATAATCATGCCAAAGTTACAGTGAAATGGCAGTTAATATATTTTAACCATACCCAAAGAGATTGTTGACCTTGAAGGATGGAAAAAAGGCCAGAATATTAAACTCCGTAGAATCAGTTCTAAAGATTAAGAATATATTGCACTAATACCAAAGGAGGACTATTCCTAAGTATATTGTAGAGTTTGGAGAAATAGGTAGTAACTTATTTATGCAAACGGAGGATATTCTCTATTAATGGCCATAAATACTCATTCACGTTCAATAACAAAAATACATCCTTCCAAATCTATTGCTGTTGATTCAGTGCCATTGAATCATAGAACCATTAAACGCATAGAGGAAGCAAAAAAAGATTTGAAAGAAGGTAATGTTTGTACCCTTGATGAGCTTAAGGCCGAACTTGGAATTGAATGACGTTTGAAGGTGTTTTTACTACGGCCTTTAAAAAAGACTTAAAGGACGTAAACAAAAAGCATCCTCGAGATGTGAAAGCTATTGTTAATTCTATCGAGAATGTTATTTTAGTCAATCCTTTTAATGCTGATACTAAGCAGTTGCAGTGTTTCGAACATTATAGACACCGTATTGGGAAATACAGAATCGTTTTTGACTTCACAGATGAAAACACAATTGTTTTTCTAGCTGTTGATTTGAGAGCTTCAATATATGCCAAATTAAGGCGAAGATTCAATAAGTGCTAAAAAGAGGAATATATCGCATTAATTATAAAGGCAAACCTGATTTTCTCGCCTGCTCATAGATTATTATCGGGCGATATTTGCTATTAAAAATGACGTCGTATACATACTCGAAATAATACCACATGAACATGGATACAAGCGATTGTGATAGACCTTGTGTTTCCATTCTATTTATTAATCGCCTCCCAATAACTGGTAGTTTGGGATGTTAAACTGTAAAAATGAAATATGAAATAAAATTAAGTATTCTTGGATTAATTTTTTATATGTGTTTGCTAAACGCTTAACATTTTCAAGCAACTCAGGTTTATCAGTATCATTAAAACCAATTACTAGTATGCTAAATTAAAATTTGAAATCGGTTTTCTACAGAACCAAAGTTCCAATACACTTAAAATCTTTTCATCAGTAAAATACCAGCTCATTTTTGATAATATTATAGCGGAAAGGATTGTAGCAAAAAAGGGAACAAGAATGCCATCTTGTAGAAAATAGCATTCCTAGTTTCTGCAATACAAATTATGCTTTTACTGCAATTCTTTACTTGTCGAGAATTACAACATGCAGGGAATTGCCGCGCCACATACTGAGAGTATCGAATTCCCAATTGCTTGCAAGTCCTCCTGTACCACTGAATGCTCTGCTGCGTCCTTCAAGGTAGAAGCGATATCCTCCTTCATCCACCGTGGCTGGAACATTAACTGTCCAGTCCAGTACCTTGTTGTTGTCATCAACGGCCTGATGCCAGTAACTGTCACTTCCAACTGAACCCGAACAACCAGTAAAACTGATGGCTATATCTCTCAGATGGCTTGCAGCCACATTATACTGAACCTTTAGTTCAATATCAGACCCTGCAGTCCTCCTGATGATTGGACAATGCAGAGGTGCTTCTTCCCATGCACCTCCACCCTCCCTGTATTCAAGTTTGAGGAAGTCCACTGGCGAAGGTTTACTGTTATCTATTACAACCTTTACAGGATCCAGAGCAGCAGCTATTGGATTGTGGGCTGCATCATAGAGTTCCATTCTGAGTTCGTATTTCCCATCCGGATAGCGATGTGTCCTCCAGTTTATCAGCGTATGATATGGGAAATAATCATTCGGCGGAGTAAGCACTTCATAGAAACCATTTGAATCAGGCTTTACATGATGCGAGGTTCCTGCGCTTATGTTGTAAACATGCCATGATTCAGTGAAGTGTGTTTCAGTTCCGCCCTCATACGTGTAGAAGACCTTATAATAGGTGGCAGTTCCATATTCCGGACAGCCTACAATACGAATTGTCTTGCATAGCGGTGTCTCAGCATCTGGCCTGGTAATATGTGGCATAGGGAACAGGATAAGCTGCTTTGGCCTGTTAACTCCTGTCACATAACCCTCTGAATCAAAGTACATTGGATCGATTGCAATGTCATTGAATCCCACAATACCTGCCTTTGTGCATGGCTGGTAAGACTGGCCACATGGAACACAAATAGCATTTGACCATGCTTCTATCTGCACATCGGTTGTGGATTCACTGAGGTTCCAGTTTACATCAAAATAACCTTCTTCATAGATAGTCTCCGGAACACCGTCACCGTCAATATCCTGTTCAACCTTGAATACAATATCAGGTACATCCAGGAAAAGGTTCCATTCAGGCACAATTTCCGGCCAGCAGCGCAGAAGTCTTACTATTGGTTTTGACACCCTTATCTGAGCCATGGTTGATGCGATATCTTTTTTGTTCTTACCGAGCATTTCTATCAGGAGATCATCGTCCGGAAGTGAGGGAGGAGTGATAGATTTTGGGAATGCCGGTTTGTCAAGTACAGAAGACTTGTCCTGGCTTACGGGTTCGAAAAGAGAATTCTTCCGGAACAGGTTTTCACGAACTGCTTCAAATCTGGATTTGGTAAAAAGATCACTTTTACTGCTGCTGAGATTGATGTTTGAACTAAGTTCTTTCTTTATCTCTGCTGAAATCGTCCCAATGGCGTTCTTATCCGCAGACTTCAAGTTCCTGTATTCTGTTTCTTTAATCACAGGCTCATTTGGAGGCCATGGTTCCGGTCTGGGTTTTACCCGCATTTCAGGAAGCTTTTCAAGCTCGGGATAATAACGTATGTCAGGCTTTACACCGAGATCAATTGCTTCAATTACCGAAGGTTTTCTCAGAATTTCCCACAGACAGCGGTAGCGCAATCTCCACCTGAGAACCGCGTCAATATCAAAATAAGGGATATTCACACAGAAATAACCGCATTCATCTGTTTTGGCTGTGGCTATTTCTTCCCTGCGGTGCGGGAAGAACGGATATACCCACCCCCATGGAAGACCCGGGTTTGGATACCACCAGAAGAAATTCAGGTCAACATCATACACATGAACCGTTGCTCCGGGAACAGGACACTGTTCACCCGTGCTGGGATCGGTCTTGAATACACGACCGCAGACTTTGTGCTTAAGCTGCAATAATCCCAGAACACGATCAACTGGCTTTAAAACAATATCATCCTCTTTTAAAATCCCATTGCGGGATAGAACGGTTTCTTTGTTTATGCTGGCAACCGATGCATTCTCAGATGAAGAAAGCCTTAATATTTGAGTTCCCTGTTTCATTTCATTGGGAACAATAGCTATTTTTGAGTTCTCAGGCATCTTTGAAGCATCCAGCTTTAATGCCACATCCACTTTATCTGTTGTAAGTTTCTTCTCTGCCAGTATTTTTACTTCATTCCCGTCATCCGTAAAAACTACAGCTTTAAGTGGAACAGGCGAATTTTTCACACCTTCGGCTTTTGCTGTAATCTTAACCCCTGTTGTTCTTTTGTATCTTGCCATACATGTCACCCTACCCATGTGCGAAAACAGGTTCAAGACATAAAATAAAATACAAACTGCTGAGCTGGATAATCGGTAAAGGATTCATGATGAGATGAACTGATTTTCGAACATACATAACATGGATACCCGTATCATTACCCGGCAAATCAATGTAAACACGTAGACCTGTTCCCCACAAAACGGTATCTCTACATATATAAATTCAGTTATAGTTATATTTAAAATATCCGTATTAAGATAATATGAACAGTCCGGCTTTTATATACGTAAAATATTTTAACTTAATGAACTCTTTTATATACCTGTAAACTAAAGTAGTGCCAATGACTGGTATTTCTTTTGCTAACGAAGTAATGAGAAAGGGAGTACACCTTACTTCAATACTCATAGTTCTTGTTTACGCATTTATGGGAAAACAGGCATGCCAGATACTTTTAATAACATATCTTGTGCTGATATTGAGCATCGAACACCTGAGACTTGACAGGGGATTCAAACTCCCTGTTTTGCACGTTGTTTTACGTCAAAAAGAAAAAGATGCTATCGGTTCATATGTTTATTTCACCATTGGTGCACTGATTGTAGTTTCAGTTTTCAGCAAAAATATAGCATTTGCAGCCATACTTATGACAACATTCGGCGATATGAGTGTGGCACTTATTGGAAAGAAATATGGCAGGATAAGAATTAGTAACGGTAAAAGTCTGGAAGGTTGTATAGCTGAATTTATAGTAGACCTTACAATAGCTATTCTTTTACTTGAGAATCCTATTATCTCGCTTCTTATGGCATTTACTGCAACCTATGTTGAGACAATCTTTGTAAAAATAGATGATAATCTGGCCATCCCAATATTCTCTGCTTCAGTTGCAGAACTTGCATTCATAATCCTGTCTTTGTCATAAGATAATAACATGGATCTATTTTCTGCGCCAGTATACTTCATTTACAGAAACAGGTAGCTCTACTAAAAATACGGATCCTTTTCCGGGTTCACTCTCAACCCATACTTTCCCTTTATGCAAAGAAACAAGATCCTGAACGATGCTTAAGCCAAGACCAGTTCCTTTATATCCCGAATCCTCCATATTGCCAAGCTGCTCAAATGGACGGAATATCTTTTTCATATCATCGGGACTCATGCCAGAGCCGTTATCTGATACTTTCAGCAACATTGTATTGTCACGTATTTTTTCTGCCATAATTGATACTGTTCCTTTTTCAGAAGTGAACTTGATAGCATTACTCACGAGATTGAATAATATCTGCTTTATTTTCAGCCTGTCAGCATTCAGTAAACCAAGATCAGGAGTTACCTCATAGGAAATAATTATACTTTTCTTTTTTGCAAGAGCAGCAATTATGGCACTGACCTCATCAAAAAGATCCTGCAACTCAAATTCCTCAATATTTAGCTCAAGCTTTCCCGATTCTATTTTAGCAAGGTCAAGCAGCTGGTTTATCAGATGTAACAGATGTGTACCGCTTTTTGATATTGTATAAACATAATCTTTCTGTTTTTCATTCAATTCACCGACCATACCATCAAAAAGAATGTCAGAAAAACCAATAATTGCATTCAAAGGAGTACGAAGTTCATGGCTCATATCAACAAGAAATTTACCCATACTGGTTTTAGCTTGGTCTGCTTCATTCTTTGATTTCAGGAGATCCTGCTCAAGTTTCTTTCTGTTCTGGATTTCCTTTAAGGCATCCTTCCACCTTCTGAATGAAAACAAAGAAAAAGCTAATGAAAAATATATGCTCAATACGAATAATTCGTCTATTTCCCACTTTTCATGAGCTATTGCAAAATCATGGATTACCTCAAATAGATCAAGGTGTGCTGTGATAATAGCAACTAGCACCGCACCAATGAAGATGATAAACATTTCTTTTTTGAGTGTGTATCTTTCATTCATTTGCAACTAACCTACTATAATTGAAACTTCAGGAATCGAGAAATAAGGCAATTATCTGTAAAAAACCCAAATATCCTTCCTTATTTGTGATAGTGTTGCTCATAAATAAAACTATGTATAACAGGTGCTAATTGGAATACTCTTTAATTTGACCATCAGAATCCTTTAATAACCATGAATCCAATCTAAAGAATATGAGCGAGAACAAGAAAGATGAAAATAAATTAGCAGAAGAGATGGAAGGAAAAAGTACTTCAAGGTTGTTACTTGAAAACACATTCTACAAACCTTTTGACGCTGAAACTCCTTCTGCACCAGGTTTTAAAATTGAATTCACACAGCACAAATCTGCTGGCCTGCAAAGTGCATCTGACATGTGGATAGATAAAGACAGGCTCTTTGAAGGTGTCAGAGACAAAAAAGATATTGAGAAAATAAAGAAGATGTCAGGTCTTTAACTTTTCATATTATTTTCATTTTCACTTATTTTTTGAAACAATCTACTTTAGTGATAGAAAATTAATTTTGCTATCTCTTTCTTCACTTGGATATCCCCCTGATATCAAGCCAACTTGATTTATAGGCAAGAACATTTTTTGACAAGGTATTTATACAACGCGATAATACGTAATTATATACTCAACTTAATTACACACCAGAGGTTAAAAATATGGCACCATGGGAATATGATATCAAAGCTGTTCGCTACGGTGAATGGGACAGCACAAAGGAAGACCTGAACAAGATTGGAATAGAAGGCTGGGAGCTTATTCGTTTCTCAGAGGATATCGATGACAACGGAATGATAAAAGCGTTCTTTAAAAGGCCTGTTGACTGTCTTGAAGTCTGAACCTTTTATTTCATTATTTCTTTTATTTTAAATCTTTTTCATAAACTTGACTTGTTTTATTGAATTTACTTTTTCAGATAACAGGAAGATATTTTATGCCTTCAATCCCGATTTAAACGTGTTCACCCAATCATTTCTTAATCAGGAACCGGAAGAATCACATGCACGGTTGTTCCGACATTCTCGGTGCTTTCAAGCCAGATGTCTCCACCATGGCTTGTAATTATCTTCTTGCTGATGAAAAGGCCTATTCCTGCTCCACCATATTTTCTGGTAGGAGAACCATCTACCTGGTAAAAATCATCAAATACAGATTCCAGTTTTTCATGTGGAATACCAATGCCCGTATCTTCCACTGATACGTGAATCCTGTCACTTAGAAGTGAAGCAGAAAGAATGATATTTCCACCGGAACCTGTAAACTTGATGGCATTATTAAGCAGGTTCCAGAATACTTTAACCAGATATTCCTCATCACCTTTTATTGCAGGAAGTGATGGGTCTGCATTAAGTGACAGATTTATTCCTTTAGATTCTGCATCGTGAGAGAAATTGCTGACAATTTCAG from Methanolobus tindarius DSM 2278 harbors:
- a CDS encoding FIST signal transduction protein, encoding MYIPSSEIVGIVDTIENLNVKNNETILLLMAERNLPDIDNLVSELNKLKIDFIGAIFPGIIHNTDTYDTGTIVHVLPTIQKPILIKGINTSQKKLEQSISPFSPLCKKGTTAFIIVDGMTTDVSPFLTSMYNLFADSIEYLGCGAGFIDMEQRPCIISPDGFFEDAALILFLDASCKIGVQHGWVQDIGPLVVTKSEDNIIKELNWRNALEVYREALLTNYQVDINIDNGYNVLSHYPFGIYVEGHEDLIREVFKINEKGELVCAGNIPENVVLYILKSDKKKMLHAAEMAVKECLEENEIDAEHCLVMDCIGRSSYLQDDFIEELSTIKNGLENKNIDLIPEGVLSAGEIASMKGDVLEYFNKTIVIGVLNGPREKVCRDI
- a CDS encoding sensor histidine kinase, with amino-acid sequence MDHEKKYAEIFNQISLLYELSLSVGNSLDITENCDSFLKKLMSRKKVNFVSVWIKDEFLDFKISENASQVYANPEYYANMKKIPVYHPIFRETTPNIPFVVSANEDNFKQIVIEDSFNSGMCMLFPLKDFGVLKLYWINDLKEPLYVANQLSKVISKFAFSLEACLLHNRALWEIKEKNKEFEARLNAESSNRAKSEFLANMSHELRTPLNSIIGFSEMLTEGNFGGLNDKQIRYANNISNSGKHLLTIINDILDLSKIEAGEMTLNYGEVSDKKLILEVIAILKPLATKKQLSLETKYIEDITVQADQSKLKQILINLVGNSLKFTPAGGYVYLSTHMENNNLHIQVEDTGIGISQENKKILFEPFKQIDSSLNRQYDGTGLGLSLVRKLIEMHNGKITVKSEEGKGSIFTIILPIDNKPTDTNNAR
- a CDS encoding indolepyruvate ferredoxin oxidoreductase subunit alpha is translated as MPAVVDKNTCTGCEQCVNSCPVEAISMNDDVAVVDANECVDCGDCVDVCPVEAITLE
- a CDS encoding aminotransferase-like domain-containing protein, encoding MKTDEKSSLEKPVQLYRFADRMENSRKSFIREILKITQQPEIISFAGGLPNPALFPAEQLAAAAAKVMSEDAANVLQYSTTEGYLPLREFIAQRYLEKSGLEIDPSEILITNGSQQSLDLIGKVFLNKGDRVVIESPGYLGAIQSFSIFEPEFREVPLLDDGIDIDALDKTLEESDAKLFYTVPTFQNPSGVTYSKEKREATAKVLDKHGVVCVEDNAYGELRFAGEDVPTIRNYLENTILMGSFSKIIAPGLRLGWICAKKDIMERLLVVKQAADLHSNYLSQRIICQYLLDNDVDRHISKIKDAYGSSRDHMIDMMARYFPEGISYTKPEGGMFVWVTLPEDVSSMDLFDLAIKENVAFVPGSPFYTKEGAGSNTLRLNYSNSDPDDIEEGIKRLAACMEKLSC
- a CDS encoding type II toxin-antitoxin system RelE family toxin; amino-acid sequence: MTFEGVFTTAFKKDLKDVNKKHPRDVKAIVNSIENVILVNPFNADTKQLQCFEHYRHRIGKYRIVFDFTDENTIVFLAVDLRASIYAKLRRRFNKC
- a CDS encoding diacylglycerol/polyprenol kinase family protein, producing MTGISFANEVMRKGVHLTSILIVLVYAFMGKQACQILLITYLVLILSIEHLRLDRGFKLPVLHVVLRQKEKDAIGSYVYFTIGALIVVSVFSKNIAFAAILMTTFGDMSVALIGKKYGRIRISNGKSLEGCIAEFIVDLTIAILLLENPIISLLMAFTATYVETIFVKIDDNLAIPIFSASVAELAFIILSLS
- a CDS encoding sensor histidine kinase, translated to MNERYTLKKEMFIIFIGAVLVAIITAHLDLFEVIHDFAIAHEKWEIDELFVLSIYFSLAFSLFSFRRWKDALKEIQNRKKLEQDLLKSKNEADQAKTSMGKFLVDMSHELRTPLNAIIGFSDILFDGMVGELNEKQKDYVYTISKSGTHLLHLINQLLDLAKIESGKLELNIEEFELQDLFDEVSAIIAALAKKKSIIISYEVTPDLGLLNADRLKIKQILFNLVSNAIKFTSEKGTVSIMAEKIRDNTMLLKVSDNGSGMSPDDMKKIFRPFEQLGNMEDSGYKGTGLGLSIVQDLVSLHKGKVWVESEPGKGSVFLVELPVSVNEVYWRRK